A genomic region of Raphanus sativus cultivar WK10039 chromosome 6, ASM80110v3, whole genome shotgun sequence contains the following coding sequences:
- the LOC130495963 gene encoding uncharacterized protein LOC130495963 yields MRPNQMGASDIIIWTPLASGIYSTKSGYFETANAEAITMPNFKRNTEFNWIKNVWTITTALKIQIFIWKVLQEALSLGPTLQRCGLLAEAVTCSRCGEAETAIHIFLNCRFTKRIWKILPLNRPTDPTTFDSFEQAIAKQARNSLIFEKLDLSQEDIVCKSLHLAREWKEAQLPKEVQHSLQPRPSPTLDQEAVTCHTDASWTPKNGEAGFGWIFLDSTG; encoded by the exons ATGCGACCGAACCAGATGGGAGCGAGCGATATAATAATTTGGACGCCCCTAGCTTCAGGAATTTATTCAACGAAGTCAGGGTACTTTGAAACAGCAAATGCAGAGGCCATAACTATGCCTAACTTCAAGAGAAATACAGAATTCAACTGGATAAAAAATGTGTGGACCATTACAACGGCCCTCAAGATCCAAATCTTTATTTGGAAAGTACTACAAGAAGCTTTATCTTTAGGACCCACACTCCAAAGATGTGGCTTACTAGCTGAGGCTGTTACTTGCTCACGCTGTGGAGAAGCGGAAACTGCAATTCATATCTTTCTCAATTGCAGATTTACCAAACGAATCTGGAAGATCCTCCCCCTCAACAGACCTACTGATCCAACTACTTTCGACTCCTTTGAACAGGCCATTGCTAAGCAAG CTAGGAACTCTCTGATCTTTGAGAAACTTGATCTTAGCCAAGAAGATATAGTATGCAAATCCCTGCACCTAGCCAGAGAATGGAAAGAAGCTCAACTTCCAAAAGAAGTACAACATTCACTCCAACCGAGACCTTCCCCAACTTTAGATCAGGAGGCTGTGACTTGCCACACGGATGCGTCATGGACACCAAAAAATGGGGAAGCAGGCTTTGGCTGGATATTTTTAGACTCTACGGGGTAG